Sequence from the Candidatus Methylomirabilota bacterium genome:
TCTCGCGCGGCGCCGACGGCGCGATGACCGGCTTCCCCTACCCCGAGGCGCTGCGCGCCATCCGCGACGCGTTCGTCGCGGGCCGTCGGGATGATGCTCGGCTCCTCTTCTACCGGTGGCTGCCGCTCATCCGCTACGAGAGCCAGCCCGGCTCCACGCCCGGCACCTCCATCGCGATCCGCAAGGAGATCCTGCGGCGCCGGGGCTGGATCGCCTCGTCCTGCGCGCGCCCGCCCGCCG
This genomic interval carries:
- a CDS encoding dihydrodipicolinate synthase family protein, producing SRGADGAMTGFPYPEALRAIRDAFVAGRRDDARLLFYRWLPLIRYESQPGSTPGTSIAIRKEILRRRGWIASSCARPPAAALDAGTLDELSELLAAVVG